One Planctomycetota bacterium genomic window carries:
- a CDS encoding c-type cytochrome yields MAWKRVAWAAVLGACATVGAPRGGSAPPAVPGIEPPPPAREPRVAPASDEPVGAAAAIGVPEGFTVEPFAAEPLIANPVAFTIDRATGVVYACEAFRAHKGVGDNVRINDDTWLDADLASRHVDDRFAFMVRLLGDRAPEWVAETDRVRRIVDSDGDGRADRATVFADGFNRLVDGHAAGIVARRGAVWLACIPSLYHLVDADGDGIAERREPLHTGYGVRVAIQGHDLHGLTLGPDGRLWFSIGDRGYAVDGGDGSLQNPESGAVFRCETDGSGLEVVHTGLRNPQELAFDDLGNLFTVDNNTDGGDKTRLVWIVPGGDSGWRGPVQYLPDRGPFNREELWRTAFPGQAAFIVPPLAHIGAGPAGFAADPGTLPEPWRGRFFLADFRGAAATSSVRSFRIEPAGSAFAAVDEEETFRHVLATDVEIGPDGAVWVSDWVHGWDGLGKGRLWRFVPRPADPAAAAAHSRAVAEVRTLLAGDWTALPSPRLTELLAHADRRIRLEAQWELARRGDDAALRARLAADEPLLAVVHALWGIEQIARRLPAGDARRRTLTDDLLGRLGDPRREVRLVAARCLGDQAPAAGPAIAALVPRLDDGDPFVRGAAAIAIGRLAGSAPDSLDRQALVGRIVAAIAAAGARDATPDPHARHPLVMALAGAADGPALGALLGHPDRAVRLAAVLALRRHGDPAIARALDDADAAIVVEAARAIHDVPIAAATRALAGKLLTGPREGLDGDAFLRRALAAAEREGTEADAERVAALAASAGMPAARRLEVLALLAGWAAPRPRDRVIGSWRPFEPRDAEPARRALAAVIPTLLATDDEAVRTAALDAAATLGIDGVAALLAAAVTDGGRPAAARGAALEALGNVDGAAALELTRGLAAAPAAALRTAAWRVRVRHGATAGLADELASALGTRAADDERLREQQAALGILGQLGDAAPTTLLDRLAAALGSGAGDPRLRLETLALVGDRVPTALRTAIESAGDDLLDGGDAARGREVFLHRATVECLRCHRVGDGGGEVGPRLDGIGSRRDRAYLLESLREPSARIADGYRTVVLVTADGRTEAGIVRTESAEEIVLVRADGSLTRVPVADIEDRRDGASAMPAELATRLSRRDLRDLVAWLASLRDEPAAAGARP; encoded by the coding sequence ATGGCGTGGAAGCGGGTGGCGTGGGCGGCGGTGCTCGGTGCCTGCGCGACGGTCGGCGCTCCACGGGGCGGGAGCGCCCCGCCGGCCGTGCCGGGGATCGAGCCGCCGCCGCCGGCGCGGGAGCCGCGCGTGGCGCCGGCGAGCGACGAACCGGTCGGCGCCGCGGCGGCGATCGGGGTGCCGGAGGGGTTCACGGTCGAGCCGTTCGCGGCCGAGCCGCTGATCGCCAACCCGGTCGCGTTCACGATCGACCGGGCGACGGGCGTGGTCTACGCCTGCGAGGCGTTCCGCGCCCACAAGGGGGTCGGCGACAACGTCCGGATCAACGACGACACCTGGCTCGACGCCGACCTGGCCTCGCGCCACGTCGACGACAGGTTCGCGTTCATGGTTCGCCTGCTCGGCGACCGGGCGCCGGAGTGGGTCGCCGAGACCGACCGCGTCCGCCGGATCGTCGACAGCGACGGCGACGGCCGCGCCGACCGGGCGACCGTCTTCGCCGACGGGTTCAACCGGCTCGTCGACGGCCATGCCGCGGGGATTGTCGCCCGGCGCGGCGCCGTCTGGCTGGCCTGCATCCCGTCGCTCTACCACCTCGTCGATGCCGACGGCGACGGGATCGCCGAGCGGCGCGAGCCGCTCCACACCGGCTACGGCGTGCGCGTCGCCATCCAGGGCCACGATCTCCACGGACTCACGCTCGGCCCCGACGGCCGGCTGTGGTTTTCGATCGGCGACCGCGGCTACGCCGTCGACGGGGGCGACGGCTCCCTCCAGAACCCGGAGAGTGGCGCCGTGTTCCGCTGCGAGACCGACGGCTCGGGGCTCGAGGTCGTCCACACCGGACTGCGCAACCCGCAGGAGCTCGCCTTCGACGACCTCGGCAACTTGTTTACCGTCGACAACAACACCGACGGCGGCGACAAGACGAGACTCGTGTGGATCGTGCCGGGGGGCGACTCCGGCTGGCGCGGGCCGGTGCAGTACCTCCCCGACCGCGGGCCGTTCAACCGCGAGGAGCTGTGGCGGACGGCATTCCCGGGGCAGGCGGCGTTCATCGTGCCGCCGCTGGCCCACATCGGCGCCGGGCCGGCGGGCTTCGCCGCCGATCCCGGCACACTGCCGGAACCCTGGCGCGGCCGGTTCTTCCTCGCCGATTTCCGCGGCGCCGCCGCCACCAGCTCGGTGCGCAGCTTCCGGATCGAGCCGGCCGGCAGCGCCTTTGCCGCCGTCGATGAGGAGGAGACGTTTCGCCACGTCCTCGCGACCGACGTCGAGATCGGCCCCGATGGCGCGGTGTGGGTGAGCGACTGGGTCCACGGCTGGGACGGCCTCGGCAAGGGGCGGCTGTGGCGCTTCGTCCCCCGCCCCGCCGATCCCGCCGCGGCGGCCGCGCACTCGCGCGCCGTCGCCGAGGTCCGCACGCTCCTCGCCGGCGACTGGACGGCGCTGCCCTCCCCCCGGCTCACCGAACTGCTGGCCCATGCCGATCGGCGGATCCGGCTCGAAGCGCAGTGGGAGCTGGCGCGGCGCGGCGACGACGCGGCGCTCCGCGCCCGGCTGGCGGCCGACGAGCCGCTGCTCGCCGTCGTCCACGCGCTGTGGGGCATCGAGCAGATCGCCCGGCGGCTGCCTGCCGGCGACGCGCGCCGCCGGACGCTGACCGACGACCTCCTCGGCCGGCTCGGCGATCCGCGCCGCGAGGTGCGCCTCGTCGCCGCGCGCTGCCTCGGCGACCAGGCCCCCGCCGCGGGCCCGGCGATCGCGGCGCTGGTGCCGCGCCTCGACGACGGCGATCCGTTCGTCCGCGGCGCCGCGGCGATCGCTATCGGCCGCCTCGCCGGCAGCGCTCCCGATTCGCTCGACCGGCAGGCGCTCGTCGGGCGGATCGTCGCGGCGATCGCGGCCGCCGGCGCGCGCGACGCCACGCCCGATCCCCATGCCCGTCATCCGCTGGTCATGGCCCTCGCCGGTGCCGCCGATGGCCCGGCGCTCGGCGCGCTGCTCGGCCATCCCGACCGGGCCGTGCGGCTCGCCGCCGTCCTCGCCCTCCGCCGCCACGGTGATCCGGCGATCGCCCGCGCCCTCGACGACGCCGACGCGGCGATCGTCGTCGAAGCGGCCCGCGCGATCCACGACGTTCCGATCGCGGCGGCCACCCGGGCGCTCGCCGGCAAGCTCCTCACCGGTCCGCGCGAGGGCCTCGACGGCGACGCCTTCCTGCGCCGGGCCCTGGCCGCCGCCGAGCGCGAGGGGACGGAGGCCGACGCCGAGCGAGTCGCCGCGCTGGCGGCCAGCGCCGGCATGCCGGCGGCCCGGCGGCTCGAGGTGCTGGCGCTGCTGGCCGGCTGGGCGGCGCCGCGGCCGCGCGACCGGGTGATCGGCAGCTGGCGGCCGTTCGAGCCGCGCGATGCCGAGCCGGCGCGCCGGGCACTCGCCGCCGTGATTCCCACGCTGCTGGCCACCGACGACGAGGCGGTGCGCACCGCGGCGCTCGACGCCGCGGCGACGCTCGGCATCGACGGCGTCGCCGCCCTCCTCGCCGCCGCCGTCACCGACGGCGGCCGCCCCGCCGCGGCGCGAGGGGCCGCCCTCGAAGCGCTCGGCAACGTCGATGGAGCCGCGGCGCTCGAGTTGACGCGGGGACTCGCCGCCGCGCCGGCCGCTGCACTACGCACCGCGGCGTGGCGCGTCCGGGTGCGCCACGGCGCCACCGCGGGGCTCGCCGACGAGCTCGCCTCCGCTCTCGGCACCCGGGCCGCCGACGACGAGCGCCTCCGCGAGCAGCAGGCGGCGCTCGGGATTCTCGGGCAGCTCGGAGATGCCGCGCCTACAACGCTGCTCGACCGTCTCGCGGCGGCGCTGGGCAGCGGCGCCGGCGATCCGCGGCTCCGGCTCGAGACCCTCGCGCTCGTCGGCGACCGCGTGCCCACCGCCCTGCGCACGGCCATCGAGAGTGCCGGTGACGATCTCCTCGACGGGGGCGACGCCGCCCGCGGCCGGGAGGTCTTCCTGCACCGTGCCACGGTCGAGTGCCTCCGCTGCCACCGGGTCGGGGACGGCGGTGGGGAGGTCGGGCCGCGCCTCGACGGGATCGGCTCGCGGCGCGACCGGGCCTATCTCCTCGAGAGCCTGCGCGAACCGAGCGCCCGGATCGCCGACGGCTACCGCACGGTCGTGCTCGTCACCGCCGATGGCCGGACCGAAGCGGGGATCGTGCGCACGGAGAGCGCCGAGGAGATCGTGCTCGTCCGCGCCGACGGCAGTCTCACGCGCGTCCCGGTGGCCGACATCGAGGACCGGCGCGACGGGGCGTCTGCCATGCCGGCCGAGTTGGCCACGCGCCTCTCGCGGCGCGATCTCCGCGACCTCGTCGCCTGGCTCGCGTCGCTCCGCGACGAGCCGGCAGCGGCCGGTGCGCGGCCCTGA
- a CDS encoding cyclic nucleotide-binding domain-containing protein encodes MLSPTQRDLVRQSLGDLLAASPGADVDALATAATRLDVAEGEVLVTEGEPAGDAYVLLAGRFGVYVRGAGAGLRRIDTVERPGSFLGEQALVAGRHFRTATVLALEPATVAVLPGALLGARIATDPAAGAALQRQSVENAWRKWRALAAELAGATGAAPAQSRQLRAGEVLFEPGDPSTHAYFVLGGEIGLWHPGCPEPSETIGPGLLVGERGTLAGRPRRLRAAALSAAELLVIEATALEGSRRGTGPFATMLEGLATAHDLPTLGTAYRYLAHVGDESCIVTDYSGSAAGRVRVRHFPAGPRTEAVRSGAAEVPRDVVSSPDGTVSIMLGDGDRLVGLSTTGAWPHLPALMGLLLRGGAVADWQRRAFTATGSWLEEAAAQRVPTGAEIVCSCTLATAGAIRTAAARAATVEDLVRVTGAGGVCGGCRGRLAALLGGGGFALCRVEIAPLAVGAVRARLVPIDSRPLPAAAVGQHVRVEGLIDGRWVGRPYTLTAARPDGYELGVKLEEGGLFSPWLAAAGPDTLVRVLPPQGECCPAADGPATLVYVVAGIGVTPAIAAVRSLAATRRIRVIFSARSRDAAPYLAELEAAAKAGRIGLETWWSASQGRISGAALRQRVAAEGACDVIACGPADFNATVAAALAGLPGVAVACESFDHPLRGEGSVGRPGGWRRRPFTPAGPPGGEVTIATTLPAVEQAERFLLQYFAEQRPGTDPAQRITRVREAFAATGTWRKTADELAFAARLAWRNAGRCVGRLHWQALHLRDCRHLDTPDDIAEALFEHLRFAFNGGNIRPAITVFAPTTPDRPAPRVWNPQLLRYAGLRLRSGRQVGDPAQNALTRRIIDLGWEPPGTDFDLLPLVIETPTTGPRLYPLPADCRPEVPLSHPDHPWLAARGLKWYAVPAVSDMALDAGGVTYPFAPFNGWYLDAEIAARNFTDADRYDLLPEIAERMGLDIGNDRTLWRDKAQLMLTEAVLWSFDRAGVKIADHHAVGHEFLEFCRNEQAAGREPYGRWMWLVPPVAASTSVLYREPFKDVSLKPAYRYQRPVWADGPAAG; translated from the coding sequence ATGCTCTCCCCCACGCAGCGCGATCTGGTCAGGCAGTCACTCGGCGACCTGCTCGCCGCCAGCCCGGGGGCCGACGTCGACGCGCTCGCGACCGCGGCGACGCGCCTCGACGTGGCCGAGGGGGAGGTGCTCGTCACCGAAGGCGAGCCGGCCGGCGATGCCTATGTGCTCCTGGCGGGGCGGTTCGGGGTCTATGTCCGCGGCGCCGGCGCGGGGCTGCGCCGGATCGACACCGTCGAACGCCCCGGCTCCTTCCTCGGCGAACAGGCGCTCGTCGCCGGGCGCCACTTCCGCACCGCGACCGTGCTGGCGCTCGAGCCGGCGACCGTGGCCGTGCTGCCCGGGGCGCTGTTGGGAGCGCGGATCGCCACTGACCCGGCCGCCGGCGCCGCGCTGCAGCGCCAGTCGGTCGAAAACGCGTGGCGCAAGTGGCGCGCGTTGGCCGCCGAGCTCGCCGGCGCCACCGGGGCGGCGCCGGCCCAGTCGCGGCAGCTCCGCGCGGGGGAGGTGCTGTTCGAGCCGGGCGATCCCTCGACGCATGCCTACTTCGTCCTCGGCGGCGAGATCGGCCTCTGGCATCCGGGGTGCCCGGAACCGAGCGAGACGATCGGCCCCGGGCTGCTCGTCGGCGAGCGCGGCACGCTCGCCGGCCGGCCACGCCGGCTCCGCGCGGCGGCGCTGTCGGCCGCCGAGCTGTTGGTCATCGAGGCGACGGCGCTCGAGGGCTCGCGGCGCGGCACGGGGCCGTTCGCGACGATGCTCGAGGGCCTCGCCACCGCCCACGACCTCCCCACGCTCGGCACCGCGTACCGGTATCTCGCCCATGTCGGCGACGAGTCGTGCATCGTCACCGACTATTCGGGGTCGGCCGCGGGGCGGGTGCGCGTCCGCCACTTTCCCGCCGGTCCACGCACCGAGGCGGTTCGCAGCGGCGCTGCTGAAGTGCCGCGCGACGTCGTCTCATCTCCCGATGGCACCGTCTCGATCATGCTCGGCGACGGCGACAGGCTCGTCGGCCTGTCGACGACCGGCGCCTGGCCGCACCTGCCGGCGCTGATGGGGCTGCTCCTGCGCGGCGGCGCGGTCGCCGACTGGCAGCGCCGGGCATTCACCGCGACCGGGAGTTGGCTCGAGGAGGCGGCGGCGCAGCGCGTGCCGACTGGCGCCGAGATCGTCTGCAGTTGCACGCTGGCGACGGCGGGGGCGATCCGCACCGCCGCGGCCCGGGCGGCGACGGTCGAGGATCTGGTGCGCGTGACCGGCGCCGGCGGCGTGTGTGGTGGCTGCCGCGGCCGGCTGGCGGCCCTCCTCGGCGGCGGTGGCTTCGCGCTGTGCCGCGTGGAGATCGCGCCGCTGGCCGTCGGTGCGGTGCGCGCCCGGCTCGTGCCGATCGACTCGCGCCCGCTGCCGGCCGCGGCCGTCGGCCAGCACGTACGCGTCGAGGGGCTGATCGACGGCCGCTGGGTCGGCCGCCCCTACACGCTCACCGCCGCCCGCCCCGACGGCTACGAGCTCGGGGTCAAGCTCGAGGAAGGGGGCCTGTTCTCCCCCTGGTTGGCCGCCGCCGGGCCAGACACGCTGGTGCGCGTGCTGCCGCCGCAGGGAGAGTGCTGCCCCGCGGCCGACGGCCCGGCGACGCTGGTGTATGTCGTCGCCGGCATCGGCGTGACGCCGGCGATCGCGGCGGTGCGGAGCCTGGCGGCGACGCGGCGGATCCGGGTGATCTTTTCCGCGCGCTCCCGCGACGCCGCACCCTACCTGGCGGAGCTCGAGGCAGCGGCCAAGGCCGGACGGATCGGCCTCGAGACCTGGTGGTCCGCGAGCCAGGGGCGGATCAGCGGCGCGGCGCTTCGTCAGCGCGTGGCGGCCGAAGGCGCGTGCGACGTGATCGCGTGTGGCCCGGCCGACTTCAATGCCACCGTCGCCGCCGCCCTCGCCGGCTTGCCCGGCGTGGCCGTGGCCTGCGAGAGCTTCGACCATCCGCTCCGCGGCGAGGGAAGTGTCGGCCGCCCCGGCGGCTGGCGGCGCCGGCCGTTCACGCCGGCCGGTCCCCCCGGGGGCGAGGTGACGATCGCCACGACGCTGCCCGCGGTCGAACAAGCGGAGCGGTTCCTCCTGCAGTACTTCGCCGAGCAACGCCCCGGCACCGATCCGGCCCAGCGGATCACGCGCGTCAGGGAGGCGTTCGCGGCGACCGGCACGTGGCGGAAGACCGCCGACGAGTTGGCGTTCGCCGCCCGGCTCGCGTGGCGCAACGCCGGCCGCTGCGTCGGCCGGCTCCACTGGCAGGCGCTCCACCTCCGCGACTGCCGCCACCTCGATACTCCCGACGACATCGCCGAGGCGCTGTTCGAGCACCTCCGCTTCGCCTTCAACGGCGGCAACATCCGCCCGGCGATCACCGTCTTCGCCCCCACCACGCCCGACCGCCCCGCGCCGCGGGTCTGGAACCCGCAGCTGCTCCGCTACGCCGGGCTCCGCCTCCGCTCGGGACGCCAGGTGGGCGACCCGGCGCAAAACGCCCTCACGCGCCGGATCATCGACCTCGGCTGGGAGCCCCCCGGCACCGACTTCGACCTCCTCCCGCTGGTGATCGAGACGCCGACCACCGGCCCGCGCCTCTATCCCCTCCCCGCCGACTGCCGCCCAGAGGTGCCGCTGTCGCACCCCGATCATCCCTGGTTGGCGGCGCGGGGGCTCAAGTGGTACGCCGTGCCTGCCGTCAGCGACATGGCCCTCGACGCCGGTGGAGTCACCTACCCGTTCGCCCCGTTCAACGGCTGGTACCTCGACGCCGAGATCGCCGCGCGCAACTTCACCGACGCCGACCGCTACGACCTCCTCCCCGAGATCGCCGAGCGGATGGGGCTCGACATCGGCAACGACCGGACGCTGTGGCGCGACAAGGCGCAGCTCATGCTCACCGAGGCGGTGCTCTGGTCGTTCGACCGGGCGGGGGTGAAGATCGCCGACCACCACGCCGTCGGCCACGAGTTTCTCGAGTTTTGCCGCAACGAGCAGGCCGCCGGCCGCGAGCCCTACGGCCGCTGGATGTGGCTCGTGCCCCCGGTCGCGGCGTCGACGTCGGTGCTGTATCGCGAGCCGTTCAAGGACGTGTCGCTCAAGCCCGCCTACCGTTACCAGCGGCCGGTGTGGGCCGACGGACCGGCAGCAGGGTGA
- a CDS encoding DUF1501 domain-containing protein, which translates to MTRFRRDEPPVVLPTAAAGRRELLARSALGFGGLALASLLAGEGRTDHPAGDAVAGIPAGCHFAPRAKRVIYLFQSGGPSQLDLYDYKPELVARTGEQLPASIRGGQRLTGMSGNQSSIPMVGSSLSFARYGQSGAWLSEALPFTAAVADRLCFVKGMYTESINHGPGVTFMQSGSQIPGRPSIGAWLDYGLGRSSDDLPSFVVLITKNKGGQPLMSHLWGAGFLPTQHQGVRFRSGGDPVLYLGNPPGVSAASRRRALDGLRALHEHAGADAEIATRIANYELAFRMQASVPEVTDFSDEPAHVIERYGPDAKDPGTFAANCLLARRLAERGVRFIQLYHQDWDHHGGLPGGIRGECKQTDQPAAALVEDLAARGMLDETLVVWGGEFGRTNYCQGLYTPGGGYGRDHHPRCFTIWMAGGGIRGGTSFGETDDLGYNVARDGVHVHDLHATMLHLLGIDHERLTYRFQGRRYRLTDVHGRIVREILA; encoded by the coding sequence ATGACCCGATTCCGACGCGATGAACCGCCGGTGGTGCTTCCGACCGCGGCTGCGGGCCGGCGCGAGCTGCTCGCGCGCAGCGCCCTGGGGTTCGGCGGGCTGGCGCTGGCGAGCCTCCTCGCCGGCGAGGGACGGACCGACCACCCCGCGGGTGACGCGGTCGCCGGGATCCCCGCCGGCTGCCATTTCGCGCCGCGCGCCAAGCGCGTGATCTACCTCTTCCAGTCGGGTGGTCCGTCGCAGCTCGACCTCTACGACTACAAGCCCGAGTTGGTGGCGCGGACCGGCGAGCAGCTCCCCGCCAGCATCCGCGGCGGCCAACGCCTCACCGGGATGAGCGGCAACCAGAGCTCGATCCCGATGGTCGGCTCGTCGCTTTCGTTCGCGCGCTACGGACAGTCGGGCGCGTGGCTCAGCGAAGCCCTGCCGTTCACCGCCGCGGTCGCCGACCGGCTGTGTTTCGTGAAGGGGATGTACACCGAGAGCATCAACCACGGGCCCGGCGTGACCTTCATGCAGAGCGGTTCGCAGATCCCCGGCCGGCCGAGCATCGGCGCCTGGCTCGACTACGGCCTCGGGCGCTCGAGCGACGACCTCCCCTCGTTCGTCGTCCTGATCACGAAAAACAAGGGGGGCCAGCCGCTGATGTCGCACCTGTGGGGCGCGGGGTTCCTCCCCACGCAGCACCAGGGGGTCCGGTTCCGCTCGGGCGGCGACCCGGTGCTGTATCTCGGCAATCCCCCCGGCGTCTCGGCGGCGAGCCGGCGCCGGGCACTCGACGGCCTCCGCGCCCTCCACGAGCATGCCGGCGCCGACGCCGAGATTGCCACGCGGATCGCCAACTACGAGCTCGCCTTCCGGATGCAGGCCAGCGTCCCGGAGGTGACCGACTTCTCCGACGAGCCGGCGCACGTCATCGAGCGCTACGGCCCCGACGCCAAGGATCCCGGCACGTTCGCCGCCAATTGCCTCCTCGCCCGCCGTCTCGCCGAGCGCGGGGTGCGCTTCATCCAGCTCTACCACCAGGACTGGGACCACCACGGCGGCCTCCCCGGCGGGATCCGCGGCGAGTGCAAGCAGACCGACCAGCCCGCCGCCGCGCTCGTCGAAGACCTGGCGGCACGCGGGATGCTCGACGAGACGCTCGTCGTCTGGGGAGGGGAGTTCGGACGCACCAACTACTGCCAAGGGCTGTACACGCCCGGCGGCGGCTACGGGCGCGACCACCATCCGCGCTGCTTCACGATCTGGATGGCCGGCGGCGGGATCCGCGGCGGCACGTCGTTCGGCGAGACCGACGACCTCGGCTACAACGTGGCCCGCGACGGCGTCCACGTCCACGACCTCCACGCCACGATGCTCCACCTGCTGGGCATCGACCACGAGCGCCTCACCTACCGTTTCCAGGGGCGCCGCTACCGCCTCACCGACGTCCACGGCCGGATCGTGCGCGAGATCCTCGCCTAG
- a CDS encoding redoxin domain-containing protein produces MRVPSNRFPFAVVAVLALAGWASSASTRADEFGIGSKAPALDIEHWVQKAGRDADGKFEPITKFEKGKVYVVEFWATWCPPCRTSMPHLSELQEKFAEKGVTVISVSDEDLDTVTEFLETDAEGGKTYGEITANYLLTTDPDGSVSRDYMEAAGQSGIPTAFIVGKTGEIEWIGHPMQMDDPLAEIVSGEFDREAFAATSREMNEIQQKFRGVVALMQQGKAAEAVALIDSWIDDVKSPEVKARLKQIRSQIAMAAGGDLAVEAFASAAKEANDSAEALNELAWNVVMAAQQGNDVPDALVAAAVAAAERGVELDAKNGNVLDTLAHLYEMQGKLDRALAVQRKALDNASEAAIESIRGYLEELEVKVREAKTGVGK; encoded by the coding sequence ATGCGTGTTCCATCGAACCGTTTTCCGTTCGCCGTCGTCGCGGTCCTCGCGCTGGCGGGGTGGGCTTCCAGCGCCTCGACCCGGGCCGACGAATTCGGCATCGGCTCGAAGGCGCCGGCGCTCGACATCGAGCACTGGGTGCAGAAGGCCGGCCGCGACGCCGACGGCAAGTTCGAGCCGATCACGAAGTTCGAGAAGGGGAAGGTCTACGTCGTCGAGTTCTGGGCGACCTGGTGCCCCCCCTGCCGCACGAGCATGCCGCATCTGAGCGAACTGCAGGAGAAGTTCGCCGAAAAGGGGGTCACGGTGATCAGCGTCAGCGACGAGGACCTCGACACGGTCACGGAGTTCCTCGAGACCGACGCCGAGGGGGGCAAGACCTACGGTGAGATCACCGCCAACTACCTGCTCACCACCGACCCCGACGGTTCGGTGTCGCGCGACTACATGGAGGCCGCCGGCCAGAGCGGCATCCCCACCGCGTTCATCGTCGGCAAGACGGGGGAGATCGAGTGGATCGGTCACCCGATGCAGATGGACGACCCGCTGGCGGAGATCGTCTCCGGCGAGTTCGACCGCGAGGCGTTCGCGGCGACCTCCCGGGAGATGAACGAGATCCAGCAGAAGTTCCGCGGCGTGGTAGCGCTGATGCAGCAGGGCAAGGCCGCCGAGGCGGTGGCGCTGATCGATTCGTGGATCGACGACGTCAAGAGCCCGGAGGTCAAGGCGCGCCTCAAGCAGATCCGCAGCCAGATCGCGATGGCGGCCGGCGGTGATCTCGCGGTCGAGGCGTTCGCTTCGGCGGCAAAGGAGGCCAACGACTCGGCCGAGGCGCTCAACGAGCTGGCGTGGAACGTCGTCATGGCCGCCCAGCAGGGCAACGACGTGCCCGACGCGCTGGTCGCCGCGGCCGTGGCCGCCGCCGAGCGCGGCGTGGAGCTCGATGCGAAGAATGGCAACGTCCTCGACACGCTCGCCCACCTCTACGAGATGCAGGGCAAGCTCGACAGGGCGCTCGCCGTCCAGCGGAAGGCCCTCGACAACGCCTCCGAGGCGGCGATCGAATCGATCCGCGGCTACCTCGAGGAGCTCGAGGTGAAGGTCCGCGAGGCGAAGACGGGCGTTGGCAAGTGA
- a CDS encoding WD40 repeat domain-containing protein has translation MGRARNARRSVDIRSPWIRVGGSVEGCGRQALRGWPPPAGSHSMRKPVLWIVASLAAVVAVVAVGQWRAAAAEALRAKRRVYTTTLEKLEAVLDTRDRRRVSDVFADAVAAHRAAYGAAAAMPLELAILRSAIDRSLATCVGHEAEVTAVAFSPDGKRLATASVDGTAGIWDAATGASLGVLRGHRQPLTVIAFAPDGRSLATGSADGRLSIWDTATKTVRADLKGHTWSITALAFSPNGSRLVTGSTDKTARVWDVASGATVVVLSGHVDRLNAVAFSPDGTLLATGSRDRTARIWSVATGSQRAVCTGHDLAVTSLAFSPDGTRLATGSDDATARIWNAATGAEVATLTGHSLPITSLAFAPDGTRLATGSRDKTARVWEASSGVSLAVLAGHAGPVNSLAFRPDGRCLATGSDDGPARLWGLSNAEIHENRLAATATDPGQRSGRD, from the coding sequence ATGGGTAGGGCCAGAAATGCCCGGCGTTCGGTCGATATCCGGTCGCCGTGGATTCGGGTCGGTGGTTCAGTTGAGGGGTGTGGGCGACAAGCACTACGGGGATGGCCTCCACCCGCCGGGAGTCACTCGATGAGAAAGCCCGTGCTCTGGATCGTGGCGTCTCTCGCCGCGGTCGTCGCGGTCGTCGCGGTCGGGCAGTGGCGCGCGGCCGCGGCCGAGGCGCTGCGCGCCAAGCGCCGCGTCTACACGACGACGCTCGAGAAGCTCGAGGCTGTCCTCGACACCCGCGACCGGCGGCGGGTCAGCGACGTCTTCGCCGACGCCGTCGCCGCCCATCGCGCCGCCTATGGCGCTGCCGCCGCCATGCCGCTCGAGTTGGCGATCCTCCGGTCGGCGATCGATCGCTCGCTGGCGACGTGCGTGGGGCACGAGGCGGAGGTCACGGCCGTCGCCTTCAGTCCCGACGGGAAGCGGCTGGCCACGGCCTCCGTCGATGGCACCGCCGGGATCTGGGACGCGGCCACTGGAGCGTCGCTTGGCGTCCTTCGGGGACACCGCCAGCCGCTCACGGTGATCGCCTTCGCCCCCGACGGCCGCAGCCTGGCGACCGGGTCGGCCGATGGCCGGTTGTCGATCTGGGACACCGCGACGAAAACCGTGCGGGCCGATCTGAAGGGACACACCTGGTCGATCACCGCGCTTGCTTTCAGTCCAAACGGCAGCCGCCTCGTCACCGGATCGACCGACAAGACGGCGCGGGTCTGGGACGTGGCCAGCGGAGCGACGGTCGTCGTGCTCTCCGGGCACGTCGACCGGCTCAATGCCGTCGCCTTCAGCCCCGACGGCACGCTCCTCGCGACCGGGTCGAGAGACCGTACGGCGCGGATCTGGAGCGTGGCGACGGGGAGCCAGCGTGCCGTCTGCACGGGGCACGATCTCGCGGTCACGAGCCTCGCCTTCAGCCCCGACGGCACTCGCCTCGCGACCGGATCGGACGACGCGACGGCACGGATCTGGAACGCGGCGACGGGGGCGGAGGTGGCGACCCTCACCGGGCACTCACTTCCGATCACGAGCCTCGCGTTCGCCCCCGACGGTACGCGCCTGGCGACGGGCTCGCGCGACAAGACCGCGCGGGTGTGGGAGGCCTCGTCGGGGGTGTCGCTGGCGGTGCTCGCGGGACATGCCGGTCCGGTCAATTCACTCGCCTTCCGCCCCGACGGCCGCTGTCTGGCGACGGGGTCGGACGACGGCCCGGCCCGTCTGTGGGGCCTGTCGAACGCCGAGATCCACGAGAATCGCCTTGCCGCGACAGCCACCGACCCGGGCCAACGGTCCGGCCGCGACTGA